A single region of the Variovorax paradoxus genome encodes:
- a CDS encoding response regulator transcription factor: protein MNIEAPDPGTARRWGVLVVEDDSRARAFFEASVQRSASLFWLGSAGTVHEALAWLAQTATIPDVLLVDLGMPDGSGLDVIREAVARFPGCEPLVISVFGDEENVLSSIEAGAVGYIHKDAAPEDIAQTIVEMKAGASPISPMIARRVLAKYRSLQTAGTPAAAVPQAAIDSTAPSLLSAREHEVLTLIARGFSYAEIARLKGLSVHTVQTHIKNLYGKLAVHSKSEAVFEATRLGLLSHPG from the coding sequence ATGAATATCGAGGCTCCTGATCCCGGAACGGCGCGCCGCTGGGGCGTGCTCGTGGTCGAGGACGACAGCCGCGCGCGTGCCTTCTTCGAGGCCAGCGTGCAGCGCAGCGCAAGCCTCTTCTGGCTGGGAAGCGCCGGCACCGTGCACGAGGCGTTGGCGTGGCTTGCGCAGACCGCCACCATCCCCGATGTGCTGCTGGTCGACCTTGGCATGCCCGACGGCAGCGGGCTGGACGTCATCCGCGAAGCCGTCGCGCGCTTTCCCGGCTGCGAGCCGCTGGTGATCTCGGTTTTCGGCGACGAGGAAAACGTGCTTTCCAGCATCGAGGCCGGCGCGGTCGGCTACATCCACAAGGACGCGGCACCCGAAGACATCGCGCAGACCATCGTCGAGATGAAGGCCGGCGCTTCGCCGATCTCGCCCATGATCGCGCGGCGGGTGCTTGCCAAGTACCGCAGCCTGCAAACGGCGGGCACGCCCGCCGCGGCAGTGCCCCAGGCGGCCATCGACAGCACGGCGCCCAGCCTGCTCTCCGCCCGTGAACACGAAGTGCTGACGCTGATCGCGCGCGGCTTCTCCTATGCCGAAATCGCCCGGCTCAAGGGACTGAGCGTGCACACGGTGCAGACCCACATCAAGAACCTCTACGGCAAGCTGGCGGTGCACTCCAAGAGCGAGGCTGTGTTCGAAGCCACGCGCCTCGGCCTGCTGTCCCACCCCGGGTGA